A region of Pseudorasbora parva isolate DD20220531a chromosome 14, ASM2467924v1, whole genome shotgun sequence DNA encodes the following proteins:
- the med20 gene encoding mediator of RNA polymerase II transcription subunit 20 isoform X2 gives METMIRGQPSKLLYVMHNSETPLSCMALFEGGPGLSADANFDVLMVKLKSHFQNAKGHKVESRGARYRYCDFLVKIGTVAMSSSARGISVEVEYCACVIPGDCWNLMKEFMQSFLGSNAPELPSLFSSRPEGLSAPVDCMDTMSQYLELFSRVRKQQVLPGSGVR, from the exons ATGGAAACTATgatcagag gtCAGCCGTCTAAGCTTCTGTACGTCATGCACAATTCAGAGACACCGCTGAGCTGCATGGCTCTGTTTGAGGGCGGACCGGGCCTCAGCGCCGACGCTAACTTCGACGTCCTGATGGTGAAGCTCAAGAGTCACTTCCAGAACGCCAAAGGCCATAAAGTGGAGAGTCGCGGAGCCCGTTATCGCTACTGCGACTTCCTGGTGAAGATCGGCACTGTCGCCATGAGCTCCAGCGCCAGAGGCATTTCCGTCGAG gtGGAGTACTGCGCGTGTGTGATCCCCGGAGACTGCTGGAACCTCATGAAGGAGTTCATGCAGAGCTTCCTGGGCTCGAACGCTCCGGAGCTGCCTTCGCTCTTCAGCAGCAGACCCGAGGGCCTGAGCGCTCCTGTGGACTGCATGGACACCATGAGCCAATACCTGGAGCTCTTCAGCAGAGTCCGCAAGCAGCAGGTGCTGCCGGGCAGCGGGGTGCGctga
- the bysl gene encoding bystin, translated as MPKVKRSRSGPERSGVGVSLADQILQGDSIRSSGRVKNRSRTHEEEQEYVDEKLSRKILQQARIQQDELQTELGLTAETKRPPATQLGPSALDGDSDEEWPALGEAAEQTAGEVEVDPEDEKAIEMFMNKNPPLRRTLADIIMEKITEKQTEVGTVMSEVSGRGVPQLDPRVVEVYRGVGKVLAKYRSGKLPKAFKIIPALSNWEQVLYLTEPESWTAAAMYQATRIFSSNLKERMAQRFLNLVLLPRVRDDIAEYKRLNFHLYSALKKALFKPGAWFKGILLPLCESGTCTLREAIIIGSILTRCSIPVLHSSAAMLKLAEMEYNGANSIFLRLLLDKKYALPFRVLDALVGHFLSFRADRRTLPVLWHQSLLTLVQRYRADLSSEQKEELKELLKVQSHGAITAEIRRELQNAAPRDLEDAAPAMSLD; from the exons ATGCCGAAGGTGAAGAGGAGCCGAAGCGGGCCGGAGCGCAGCGGCGTCGGCGTGTCTCTGGCTGATCAGATCCTCCAGGGAGACTCGATCCGGAGCAGCGGCCGCGTGAAGAACCGAAGCCGGACTCACGAGGAGGAGCAGGAGTATGTGGACGAGAAACTGTCCCGAAAGATCCTACAACAGGCCCGGATACAGCAGGACGAGCTGCAGACTGAGCTAGGACTCACCGCAGAAACCAAAAGACCTCCAGCTACTCAGCTAG GTCCGAGTGCGCTCGATGGAGACTCTGATGAAGAATGGCCGGCTCTGGGTGAGGCCGCGGAGCAGACGGCCGGAGAGGTGGAGGTGGATCCGGAGGACGAGAAGGCCATTGAGATGTTCATGAACAAGAACCCTCCGCTCAG ACGCACGCTAGCCGACATCATCATGGAGAAGATCACGGAGAAGCAGACTGAGGTCGGTACGGTGATGTCGGAGGTGTCGGGGCGAGGCGTTCCTCAGCTGGACCCCAGAGTGGTGGAGGTCTACAGGGGCGTCGGCAAG GTTCTGGCCAAATACCGCAGCGGGAAACTCCCCAAAGCCTTTAAGATCATTCCGGCTCTCTCCAACTGGGAGCAGGTGCTGTACCTCACGGAGCCGGAGAGCTGGACCGCCGCCGCCATGTACCAGGCCaccag gATCTTCTCGTCTAACCTGAAGGAGCGCATGGCTCAGCGGTTCCTCAATCTGGTGCTGTTGCCTCGAGTGCGCGACGACATCGCGGAGTACAAGCGTCTGAACTTCCACCTGTACAGCGCGCTGAAGAAGGCGCTCTTCAAACCCGGAGCCTGGTTTAAGG ggatTCTGCTGCCGCTGTGTGAATCGGGCACATGTACGCTGAGAGAAGCCATTATCATCGGCAGCATCCTCACACGCTGCTCCATCCCAGTGCTGCACTCCAG cGCTGCGATGCTGAAGCTGGCTGAGATGGAGTATAACGGAGCCAACAGTATCTTCCTGCGGCTGCTGCTGGATAAGAAGTACGCGCTGCCCTTCCGCGTGCTGGACGCGCTGGTGGGCCACTTCCTGTCGTTCCGCGCGGACCGCCGGACCCTGCCGGTGCTGTGGCACCAGAGCCTGCTAACGCTAGTGCAGCGCTACCGGGCCGACCTGAGCTCGGAGCAGAAGGAGGAGCTAAAGGAGCTGCTGAAGGTGCAGAGCCACGGCGCCATTACGGCTGAGATCCGGCGCGAGCTGCAGAACGCTGCGCCACGAGACCTGGAGGACGCCGCGCCCGCCATGAGCCTCGACTGA
- the med20 gene encoding mediator of RNA polymerase II transcription subunit 20 isoform X1: MGVTCVCQVPVSEGKSVQQTVDALHKKLEQLGAVKQGNFWVDCETYHATGNATGQPSKLLYVMHNSETPLSCMALFEGGPGLSADANFDVLMVKLKSHFQNAKGHKVESRGARYRYCDFLVKIGTVAMSSSARGISVEVEYCACVIPGDCWNLMKEFMQSFLGSNAPELPSLFSSRPEGLSAPVDCMDTMSQYLELFSRVRKQQVLPGSGVR, from the exons ATGGGTGTAACGTG tgtgtgtcagGTGCCGGTGTCCGAGGGCAAGAGTGTCCAGCAGACGGTGGATGCGCTGCACAAGAAGCTGGAGCAACTTGGAGCCGTTAAACAGGGAAACTTTTGGGTGGACTGCGAGACGTACCACGCCACCGGAAACGCCACCG gtCAGCCGTCTAAGCTTCTGTACGTCATGCACAATTCAGAGACACCGCTGAGCTGCATGGCTCTGTTTGAGGGCGGACCGGGCCTCAGCGCCGACGCTAACTTCGACGTCCTGATGGTGAAGCTCAAGAGTCACTTCCAGAACGCCAAAGGCCATAAAGTGGAGAGTCGCGGAGCCCGTTATCGCTACTGCGACTTCCTGGTGAAGATCGGCACTGTCGCCATGAGCTCCAGCGCCAGAGGCATTTCCGTCGAG gtGGAGTACTGCGCGTGTGTGATCCCCGGAGACTGCTGGAACCTCATGAAGGAGTTCATGCAGAGCTTCCTGGGCTCGAACGCTCCGGAGCTGCCTTCGCTCTTCAGCAGCAGACCCGAGGGCCTGAGCGCTCCTGTGGACTGCATGGACACCATGAGCCAATACCTGGAGCTCTTCAGCAGAGTCCGCAAGCAGCAGGTGCTGCCGGGCAGCGGGGTGCGctga